In Eubalaena glacialis isolate mEubGla1 chromosome 3, mEubGla1.1.hap2.+ XY, whole genome shotgun sequence, the following are encoded in one genomic region:
- the TFAP2E gene encoding transcription factor AP-2-epsilon, whose amino-acid sequence MLVHTYSAMERPDGLGPAASGARLSSLPQAAYGPAPQLCHTPTAAAADFQPPYFPPPYPQPPLPYGQASDAAAAFPHLAGDPYGGLAPLAQPQPPQAAWAAPRAAARAHDEPPGLLAPPARALGLDPRRDYAAAVPRLLHGLADGAHGLADATLGLPGLAVPPGLEDLQAMDEPGMSLLDQSVIKKVPIPSKASSLSALSLAKDSLVGGITNPSEVFCSVPGRLSLLSSTSKYKVTVGEVQRRLSPPECLNASLLGGVLRRAKSKNGGRCLRERLEKIGLNLPAGRRKAANVTLLTSLVEGEAVHLARDFGYVCETEFPAKAAAEYLCRQHADPGELHSRKSMLLAAKQICKEFADLMAQDRSPLGNTRPALILEPGVQSCLTHFSLMTHGFGGPAICAALTAFQNYLLESLKGLDKMFLSSAGSGHGDTKASEKDAKHRK is encoded by the exons ATGCTGGTGCACACTTACTCCGCCATG GAGCGCCCCGACGGGCTGGGCCCAGCGGCTAGCGGGGCCCGCCTGTCGTCGCTGCCCCAGGCGGCCTACGGGCCGGCGCCGCAGCTCTGCCACACGCCGACCGCCGCCGCCGCTGACTTCCAGCCGCCCTATTTCCCGCCGCCCTACCCGCAGCCGCCACTGCCCTACGGCCAGGCGTCCGACGCCGCCGCCGCCTTTCCCCACCTGGCCGGGGACCCGTACGGTGGCCTGGCGCCCCTGGCACAGCCGCAGCCTCCGCAGGCTGCCTGGGCCGCGCCCcgcgccgccgcccgcgcccaCGACGAGCCGCCCGGCCTGCTGGCGCCGCCCGCCCGCGCCCTGGGCCTCGACCCGCGCCGCGACTACGCCGCCGCTGTGCCGCGGCTCCTGCACGGCCTGGCCGACGGCGCGCACGGCCTGGCCGACGCGACCCTCGGCCTTCCCGGGCTGGCGGTGCCGCCGGGCCTGGAGGACCTGCAG GCCATGGACGAGCCGGGAATGAGCCTCCTGGACCAGTCCGTGATCAAGAAAG TCCCCATCCCCTCCAAAGCCAGCAGCCTTTCGGCCCTCTCATTGGCCAAAGACAGCTTGGTTGGCGGCATCACGAACCCCAGTGAGGTCTTCTGCTCCGTGCCAGGCCGGCTCTCTCTGCTCAGCTCGACGTCCAAGTACAAGGTGACAGTGGGGGAGGTCCAGCGGCGACTCTCACCTCCCGAGTGCCTCAATGCCTCTCTCCTGGGTGGTGTCCTTCGCAG GGCCAAGTCCAAGAATGGGGGCCGGTGCCTGCGGGAACGGCTGGAGAAGATTGGGCTCAACTTGCCAGCTGGTCGTCGCAAGGCCGCCAATGTGACACTGCTGACTTCACTAGTAGAGG GAGAGGCCGTACACCTGGCCCGAGACTTTGGCTACGTCTGTGAGACCGAGTTCCCAGCCAAGGCAGCTGCCGAGTACCTGTGCCGCCAGCATGCTGACCCTGGGGAACTGCACAGCCGCAAGAGCATGCTGCTGGCCGCCAA gCAGATCTGCAAGGAGTTTGCAGACTTGATGGCGCAGGACCGTTCACCGCTGGGGAACACCCGCCCAGCACTCATCCTGGAGCCCGGAGTGCAGAGCTGCCTGACACACTTTAGCCTCATGACCCACGGCTTCGGCGGGCCTGCCATCTGTGCTGCCCTCACTGCCTTCCAGAACTACTTGCTGGAGTCACTCAAGGGGCTGGACAAGATGTTTCTAAGCAGTGCAGGCAGTGGGCATGGTGACACCAAGGCTTCGGAGAAGGATGCCAAACATCGGAAGTAa